Genomic DNA from Deltaproteobacteria bacterium RBG_16_64_85:
TGCCGGGGAGCCTTCCCGTGCGGAGACGGCGCCTGCACCCAAGACCAACGTCAAGGAGATCGTCTCCCCGATCGTCGGTACGTTTTACCGGGCCCCCGCACCGGACGCCTCTCCGTTCGTCGAGGTCGGCACGCGCGTCACGAAGGGGCAGGTGCTCTGCATCGTCGAGGCGATGAAGATCATGAACCAGATCGAATCCGACGCCGGCGGCACGGTGGCGGCGGTCCTCGTCGAGAACGGGCAGCCGGTGGCCTACGGGCAGCCGCTGTTCCACATCACGCTGGACTGAAGGGGACGGCATGATCCACAAGGTGCTGATCGCCAACCGGGGAGAGATCGCCGTCCGCATCATCCGAAGCTGCCGCGA
This window encodes:
- a CDS encoding acetyl-CoA carboxylase, biotin carboxyl carrier protein, which codes for MNLKEIKEILELLKGSDVSELEVARGENVLKVRRGPSGGEFRQAAAVPAPPPLAPAGEPSRAETAPAPKTNVKEIVSPIVGTFYRAPAPDASPFVEVGTRVTKGQVLCIVEAMKIMNQIESDAGGTVAAVLVENGQPVAYGQPLFHITLD